A window of the Clupea harengus chromosome 8, Ch_v2.0.2, whole genome shotgun sequence genome harbors these coding sequences:
- the tmprss4b gene encoding transmembrane protease serine 4b: protein MCTGHRKMMTFREGQRRSKAKLGLGIMLCILLVLGALVVGGYFFFERLISEKYYFCHRSLGFVPMLAACDGRADCRYGEDESNCVSNTNTTSNTTFPVRLVSDRLVLQVHTVGSRWSYVCAENWRGHHTQSTCQQLGYTESPRSVWVPVHSLPSQLPMSFSGVQAQQGPHEAHVYAGVMPQESCSSGSVISLSCSDCGFALGEDRIVGGSDTFVEEWPWQASLQWMEQHRCGGSLISLRWVLTAAHCFTSRTKAVDHWRVVLGKTIMGSSGGISVEKIIIHRSYKHTLNDYDIALMQLSKPVTTGDSVRPVCLPPYHLPLKTGEQLVVTGWGLLQENGQLASVLQKATVPLIDRQVCTRPSSYSNSITPRMLCAGYIEGGVDSCQGDSGGPLVYLTSHWQLIGVVSSGMGCARTNYPGIYTNISTVLEWIHTVIQNY from the exons atGTGTACAGGCCACAGGAAGATGATGACGTTCCGTGAGGGCCAGCGGAGGTCGAAGGCGAAGCTGGGTCTCGGGATCATGTTGTGCATCCTGCTCGTCCTCGGAGCTCTGGTGGTGGGAGGGTACTTCT TTTTTGAGCGATTGATCTCCGAGAAGTATTACTTCTGCCATCGCTCTCTGGGGTTCGTCCCCATGTTGGCCGCGTGTGATGGGAGAGCCGACTGCCGATACGGAGAGGACGAGAGCAACTGTGtgtccaacaccaacaccaccagcaACACCACCTTCCCAG tgcgtCTTGTGAGTGATCGTTTGGTGCTGCAGGTGCACACGGTTGGGAGCCGCTGGAGTTATGTGTGCGCTGAGAACTGGAGGGGGCACCACACCCAGAGCACCTGCCAGCAACTAGGGTACACGGA GAGTCCCCGCAGTGTGTGGGTCCCTGTGCACAGTCTGCCCTCTCAGCTGCCCATGTCCTTCAGTGGGGTTCAGGCTCAACAAGGACCACATGAGGCTCATGTTTACGCAGGTGTCATGCCACA GGAGTCTTGCTCCTCTGGCTCTGTCATCTCACTGTCCTGTTCag ACTGCGGGTTTGCGCTGGGCGAGGACCGGATTGTGGGCGGCAGTGACACCTTCGTCGAGGAGTGGCCCTGGCAGGCCAGCCTGCAGTGGATGGAGCAGCACAGGTGTGGGGGCTCCCTAATCTCCCTCAGATGGGTCCTTACTGCAGCACACTGCTTTACAAG CCGAACAAAGGCGGTGGACCACTGGCGCGTCGTGTTGGGCAAGACAATAATGGGGTCATCTGGGGGCATTTCCGTTGAGAAGATCATCATTCACAgaagctacaaacacacactgaatgactATGACATTGCTTTGATGCAGCTCTCCAAACCTGTGACAACTGGAG acTCTGTTCGTCCAGTGTGTTTGCCTCCATACCATCTGCCCTTAAAGACTGGAGAACAACTAGTGGTGACCGGCTGGGGTCTACTTCAGGAGAACG GTCAGCTAGCCTCAGTCTTGCAGAAGGCCACAGTTCCTCTGATTGACAGGCAGGTCTGCACCCGACCCTCCAGCTACAGCAACTCCATCACTCCCAGAATGCTTTGCGCTGGGTATATTGAGGGTGGGGTGGATTCTTGCCAG GGTGATAGTGGGGGTCCTCTGGTGTACCTGACCTCCCACTGGCAGCTGATTGGCGTGGTGAGCAGTGGAATGGGGTGTGCCCGCACTAATTATCCAGGGATCTACACCAACATCAGCACAGTGCTTGAGTGGATTCATACAGTCATCCAG AATTATTGA
- the scn4bb gene encoding sodium channel, voltage-gated, type IV, beta b, producing MEARSTGAQPRHTLLLPSLRTSLLLTLILGVWYCQALEMITGKIPYLEAVNGSTVLLPCKYASCVGIKDLYFRWSFNDTDPANKLVDAWIKDEFTEPAHLTIYKDRVEFVGSTKTQNVSILLWNITFEDGGVYTCYGKNPKEKGRYHNSTFTLSVVDELRVVDNTLTILIASCVGGTIASLMGFVLIKNFIIFVISKVQERNKECLVTSSGIDNTENGLSGSKSTPKPTPKKAPKKA from the exons ATGGAGGCCAGGAGCACCGGAGCCCAGCCCCGGCACACTTTGCTTTTACCCAGCCTGAGGACCAGTCTGCTCCTCACACTCATCCTGG GTGTGTGGTACTGCCAGGCGCTGGAGATGATCACAGGAAAGATCCCTTACCTAGAGGCAGTGAACGGCAGCACCGTCCTGCTGCCCTGCAAGTATGCCAGCTGCGTGGGCATCAAGGACCTCTACTTCCGCTGGTCCTTCAATGACACCGACCCCGCCAACAAG CTAGTTGACGCTTGGATTAAGGATGAATTCACGGAGCCTGCTCACTTGACCATCTACAAAGATCGGGTAGAGTTTGTGGGGTCCACCAAGACCCAAAATGTCTCCATCTTGCTCTGGAACATCACCTTTGAGGACGGAGGGGTGTACACCTGCTATGGCAAAAACCCCAAAGAGAAGGGCAGATACCACAATTCCACTTTCACCCTGTCGGTGGTGGATGAAC TGAGGGTGGTGGATAACACTCTGACCATCCTCATTGCCTCTTGTGTGGGTGGCACCATCGCCTCGCTCATGGGCTTCGTTTTGATAAAGAACTTCATTATCTTCGTGATCTCAAAAGTGCAGGAGAGAAA taaagAGTGTCTTGTGACGTCTTCGGGGATCGACAACACAGAAAATGGCCTCTCAGGATCCAAATCGACACCCAAACCCACACCAAAGAAAGCACCAAAGAAAGCATGA